One window of Myxocyprinus asiaticus isolate MX2 ecotype Aquarium Trade chromosome 4, UBuf_Myxa_2, whole genome shotgun sequence genomic DNA carries:
- the LOC127437527 gene encoding histone H2AX-like encodes MSGRGKTGGKARAKAKTRSSRAGLQFPVGRVHRLLRKGNYAERVGAGAPVYLAAVLEYLTAEILELAGNAARDNKKTRIIPRHLQLAVRNDEELNKLLGGVTIAQGGVLPNIQAVLLPKKTGQAVPSSGKSGKKASSQSQEY; translated from the coding sequence ATGTCTGGAAGAGGTAAAACCGGAGGAAAAGCCCGCGCCAAGGCAAAGACTCGCAGTTCCCGTGCTGGTCTACAATTTCCCGTCGGCCGTGTTCACCGTCTTCTGCGCAAAGGCAACTATGCTGAAAGGGTGGGCGCTGGTGCTCCCGTCTACTTGGCTGCTGTTCTCGAGTACCTCACCGCTGAAATTCTCGAGTTGGCGGGAAACGCTGCAAGAGACAACAAGAAGACTCGTATCATTCCTCGTCATCTTCAGCTGGCCGTTCGTAACGACGAGGAGCTGAACAAACTGCTCGGTGGAGTGACAATCGCCCAgggtggtgttcttcccaacatcCAGGCCGTGCTCCTGCCCAAGAAGACTGGCCAGGCTGTCCCCAGCTCTGGGAAATCTGGAAAGAAAGCATCTTCCCAGTCGCAGGAGTATTAA
- the hmbsa gene encoding hydroxymethylbilane synthase a isoform X1, which yields MEGPFKYIREGNGKVCRVIRMGTRKSQLARIQTDSVASRLKELYPDVHLEIVAMSTIGDKILDTALSKIGEKSLFTKELENALERNEVDIVVHSLKDLPTSLPPGFTIGAILERENPHDAVVLHPKNAGLTLDSLPEKGVIGTSSLRRAAQLKKRFPQLEFENIRGNLNTRLKKLDEKDDYDAIILAAAGLKRMGWESRISQILGPEDCMYAVGQGALAVEVRAQDKDILEMVSVLHHTDTVLRCISERAFLKQLEGGCSVPVAVHTEVKGSMLYLTGAVYSLDGADCLKDTMQTSVEIDNKVNESAQECVHVGVTANSISSSALDAAENLGSDLANLLLNKGAKDILTTARKLNDAQ from the exons ATGGAAGGACCATTCAAGTACATTAGA gaAGGAAATGGCAAAGTCTGTCGAGTCATTCGCATGGGGACAAGGAAGAGCCAG CTGGCACGCATCCAAACAGACAGTGTGGCCAGCAGACTGAAAGAGCTTTATCCAGATGTTCATCTAGAGATAG TTGCAATGTCGACAATAGGGGACAAAATCCTGGACACTGCATTATCAAAG ATTGGCGAAAAGAGCCTCTTCACCAAAGAGCTGGAGAATGCCCTTGAGAGAAATGA AGTGGATATCGTGGTACACTCACTTAAGGATTTACCTACCTCATTGCCGCCTGGATTTACTATTGGAGCCATTCTTGA ACGTGAAAATCCCCATGATGCAGTTGTACTTCATCCAAAGAATGCTGGACTTACCCTGGACAGCCTTCCTGAGAAAGG TGTGATTGGCACAAGTTCACTTCGCAGAGCAGCTCAGCTGAAGAAAAGATTCCCTCAACTGGAGTTTGAAAATATT AGAGGGAATCTAAACACTCGCCTAAAGAAGCTGGATGAAAAAGACGACTATGATGCCATTATTCTGGCGGCAGCAGGCCTCAAACGTATGGGCTGGGAAAGCCGAATCAGTCAG ATTCTGGGCCCTGAAGATTGCATGTATGCAGTTGGTCAG GGAGCACTGGCAGTGGAAGTCAGAGCACAAGACAAGGACATTCTGGAAATGGTGTCTGTCCTGCACCATACAGACACAGTGCTAAGATGCATCTCAGAGAGAGCTTTCCTTAAGCAGTTG GAAGGGGGTTGCAGTGTGCCTGTTGCTGTTCATACCGAAGTGAAGGGGTCCATG TTGTATTTAACCGGGGCAGTTTATAGTTTGGATGGAGCTGACTGCTTAAAGGATACTATGCAGACGTCTGTGGAAATAGACAACAAA GTGAATGAGAGTGCACAGGAGTGTGTACACGTTGGAGTCACTGCCAACAGTATATCATCATCAGCCCTCGACGCTGCTGAGAATCTTGGGAGTGATCTGGCTAATCTACTCCTAAATAAGGGGGCCAAAGACATTCTCACGACAGCCAGAAAACTCAATGATGCACAATAA
- the hmbsa gene encoding hydroxymethylbilane synthase a isoform X2, producing MSANVSISQEGNGKVCRVIRMGTRKSQLARIQTDSVASRLKELYPDVHLEIVAMSTIGDKILDTALSKIGEKSLFTKELENALERNEVDIVVHSLKDLPTSLPPGFTIGAILERENPHDAVVLHPKNAGLTLDSLPEKGVIGTSSLRRAAQLKKRFPQLEFENIRGNLNTRLKKLDEKDDYDAIILAAAGLKRMGWESRISQILGPEDCMYAVGQGALAVEVRAQDKDILEMVSVLHHTDTVLRCISERAFLKQLEGGCSVPVAVHTEVKGSMLYLTGAVYSLDGADCLKDTMQTSVEIDNKVNESAQECVHVGVTANSISSSALDAAENLGSDLANLLLNKGAKDILTTARKLNDAQ from the exons ATGTCTGCGAACGTTAGTATATCTCAA gaAGGAAATGGCAAAGTCTGTCGAGTCATTCGCATGGGGACAAGGAAGAGCCAG CTGGCACGCATCCAAACAGACAGTGTGGCCAGCAGACTGAAAGAGCTTTATCCAGATGTTCATCTAGAGATAG TTGCAATGTCGACAATAGGGGACAAAATCCTGGACACTGCATTATCAAAG ATTGGCGAAAAGAGCCTCTTCACCAAAGAGCTGGAGAATGCCCTTGAGAGAAATGA AGTGGATATCGTGGTACACTCACTTAAGGATTTACCTACCTCATTGCCGCCTGGATTTACTATTGGAGCCATTCTTGA ACGTGAAAATCCCCATGATGCAGTTGTACTTCATCCAAAGAATGCTGGACTTACCCTGGACAGCCTTCCTGAGAAAGG TGTGATTGGCACAAGTTCACTTCGCAGAGCAGCTCAGCTGAAGAAAAGATTCCCTCAACTGGAGTTTGAAAATATT AGAGGGAATCTAAACACTCGCCTAAAGAAGCTGGATGAAAAAGACGACTATGATGCCATTATTCTGGCGGCAGCAGGCCTCAAACGTATGGGCTGGGAAAGCCGAATCAGTCAG ATTCTGGGCCCTGAAGATTGCATGTATGCAGTTGGTCAG GGAGCACTGGCAGTGGAAGTCAGAGCACAAGACAAGGACATTCTGGAAATGGTGTCTGTCCTGCACCATACAGACACAGTGCTAAGATGCATCTCAGAGAGAGCTTTCCTTAAGCAGTTG GAAGGGGGTTGCAGTGTGCCTGTTGCTGTTCATACCGAAGTGAAGGGGTCCATG TTGTATTTAACCGGGGCAGTTTATAGTTTGGATGGAGCTGACTGCTTAAAGGATACTATGCAGACGTCTGTGGAAATAGACAACAAA GTGAATGAGAGTGCACAGGAGTGTGTACACGTTGGAGTCACTGCCAACAGTATATCATCATCAGCCCTCGACGCTGCTGAGAATCTTGGGAGTGATCTGGCTAATCTACTCCTAAATAAGGGGGCCAAAGACATTCTCACGACAGCCAGAAAACTCAATGATGCACAATAA